AAATTCTCACACTCAATGCCGATATAATTTCCACCATCGGGAAGCGTAATTGTATCGCTATAAGTTCCGGTTGCTTCAATCAACGTGACTGCTTCATCAGATCCAGAAATCCAAAATACTTTTGCAGTACCTTCCGTAATCTCCAAGGTGCAATCAATGGACAGCTCCTTACCGGCTTCTCTCTTTATGGAAGTTCCTCCGAACAAATACTCTGTACCTGAAAAGCTCGCATAATCAGCCGTATAAGTCCCTGTATAATCATCAATTCCTTTTTCTTTTTCCCCTTGCAGTGACGATTTCCCTGTCAGTTCTATGGAGCCCGCAGACTGAACAATGTTATTGTAATGATTGAGAATTTCATCTTTTGAACAGCCAGCAAGCATAAAACTTCCCAAAAGGACAAATGCCAATGCTAAAACTATTTTCTTCATAAAATCATCACCAGCCTTTCTTTGGAGCTACCTTTTTGGCCTTTTTCTTTGTTTGGGTTGCTTCTCGTTCTTTTATGCACAAAATCAAGATGGCAGAAATAACGACAGCAAGTGCAAGACTGCAAGAACAGGTTCCGATATTCCAGTTGACTGCGGTATCATAGCTACGGTAGCCTACCATTCCGAGACTTGCGGTAATCGGATAAAGGTTTGCTAATGTCATATTTCCTGCGGCAAACATCCCTCCATATCCATAGACAAAAGCAATGATTACACCGACTAAAAAGCTGCCTGCCCTCCGACAAGTAAGAGCGATAATCGGCAGAACCGCAAGATATAAAAAGAAATTAACCGCAGTAATCTGCAAGGCTGCTTTTAGAGCTAAGGAAATCTCAAAGCCGGGAAATCCCACAATCATTTCTGCTATGATTGTAAACAGACTGCATATCAGCCCGAAAATAATAGACAATACGCCGCACACAATCAATTTTCCGGTCAGCAGTTTCTTAAAAGAGATCGGCACAGTCAGAATATTTTTCAATGTATCATCCGTCTGCTCGCGAGAAATCATATATCCAGCAATTAGGCTGATACACATCGGAAAAATCATGGACATATTGTTTTTGATGACCTGTTCTGTAAGATAGGCGAAATCCCAAACGGAACCATCATTCGCCATAGAGGTAAACAAGGTCAGCAGGACGGATAGGAGCATGAGTGCAACGCCAGCCCAAAGGATATGATACCTTTTCAATTTATAAAATTCTGTTTTTACAATGCGAACCATGTTTATTCCCCCCTCTGCTTATATAATCTGTCAATTAGTAAGAACGAAACCAATGCCATGATCCCAAGAATGAATACAACTTGAAATGTTGAAGGAATTAGCCCTGTCATTTGCTCCAAATCCATTTTTATTCCATGAGCCGCCATATCTCCTGCACTCCAAAATGTAGTCAGTGGCGTGGGCAGAAGCCATAACATGGTTTTAGGCAGCGTGTCAAACAATGCCGTAGCACTCATGTTCAGAACGCTGTAAAAGACGCACAGCAAAATGGAAAAAACATAGGTCTTACTGAAAAAGACAACAAGAACAATCAACGGGAGTGTTCCTGCCGTAATGAAAATTCCTGTTTCAACCGCTAAAAACAATTTATAGCCTATTCCATAAACTTCTAATGTTCCAAATCCGCAAAGAATTGTTGCAATGGTAGAAGCCACACAAAAAACAATTCCCAAAAGAAAGAGGACAATAATCTTTGCAAGCACCATTTGCGTGCTGGTTACGGGAATTGTACGCAGATTTTTGAATGTATCGTTGTCGCGTTCCATAAAGAACAGGATAGCGGCAATCACTCCAATAATGCAGGGCAGTAAAAACTGGATACCATATCCCAACACCATGTTAAATAGTCCGTCAAAAGCATCTGCCCGATCTGTATATCGCTCCATCATAGAGGGCGTTGTCATCAGATAAGTCAGCGGGATTGGAAACAGGAAAGCAGCCAGAATAATCAGCGGAATAAATTTCTTCCGTTTCAATTTCAAAAATTCGCATTTGATTAGTTTAAGCAATTCCTTCGCCCCCTGTCACACGCTTGAAGTAATCTTCAAGACTTTCTTCACAGGTATGTGCTTCTGATACCTCCAATCCGTTTTCTACAAAGGCAGTTACAATTTTACCCACAGGCAGATCAAGGTTGTGCAGGCGCAGATTGTGGTCGTCCTGTATGGAAAAATGGTTTTCATGGAAATTGCGTTCCAAAATTCTTGCTGCCTGTGCAGTATCAGAGAGCGTAAACCGGATATGCTTACTGCTTTTTTGCTCCAGTTCAGCAAGGCTTTCTTCTTCCAGCAATGCGCCGTGGTCGATAATTCCAATATCGTCAGCCAGCAAGGAAATCTCCGAAAGAATGTGACTGGAAATCAAAATGGTTTTTCCTCGCGCGTCACAAAGCTCACGAATAAAGGAACGTACTTCTGCGATACCGATAGGGTCAAGTCCATTGATAGGCTCGTCTAAAATTAAAAGTTCCGGGTCGTGCATGACTGCAAGGGCAATCGCCAACCGCTGCTTCATACCAAGAGAGTATTGCGAAAACAGCTTTTTATCCTTGTAAGGAAGCCCGACCAAATCCAGAGCGTCCTTGATTGCATGGCTGTTCGGCACTCCCCGCAGAGTAGCAAAAATACGCAGATTTTCCGTTGCGGTCAAATTCGGATAAAAGCCGGGGGACTCAATTAGACTGCCAATGCGGGGGAGCAACTTCTTTTCATTCCCTTGCAAAGACTTTCCCCAGATTTTGACCTCCCCGGAAGTCGGCTTCGTTAAGCCCAACAGCATTTTCATGGTAGTGGTTTTTCCGGCTCCGTTTCTGCCCAGCAGACCGTAAATTCTCCCACGCTTCACATGGATATTTAAGTCAGCCACACTCTTTTGTGAGCCGTATTGCTTCGTCAGATTTTTTGTTTCAATGATATAATTTGTATCCATATTCAAAACCTCCTGTTCTGTAAGGTATTCTATCATGCCAACCTTGCATTAACCTTGCCGCAACCTTGCATTAACCTTGCAATTTGAAATTCGGCTAAAATGACAAGAGTTCCCGCCGTAAGGACGGGAACCCGCTTAAATCTCCAAAGGAAAACGCAACACAAATTCAGTTCCCTTTCCCGGAAAACTTTCAACTGTTATGCTTCCACCCATCTTTTCTACAAGCTGATGGACAATAGAAAGACCAAGTCCGCTGCCTTTTTCAGAGCGTCCTTTATCACACTTATAAAGCCGTTCAAATATGTGTTTCAAATCTTCTTTCTCAATTCCCACTCCATTATCCGCCAGCAGCAGCTCCATGTTACTTTCCTTCTTTGACAGGGCAATTTTGATTTTGTCTGCATGGCTGTGAGCGATTACATTTTGAATAAGGTTATTGATGATCCTCATATAGCTATCCATATCCAATCTTACCCGGACAGGCTGTTCAGGAATATCAATGTCATAATCAACCTGTTTATCCTCAAAAATCGGTATCCAGTCAATGAGGATATTTCTTGTCAGCTCTGCGGCCTCAACGCTCTGGATCTCCAAAGCAAACTCGTTTGAATTTAACTTGAACCAGTCAAAGAGTACATCAATATATTCTTTCAGATCATGGGCTTTCCGGCGGGCGGTTTCAATATAATCATCCCGGTCTTTTCCTGTGACCAGTCCTTTGTGTGCAGCGTCAAGATACCCAATCAGAGTAGTAAGGGGCGTTCGCACGTCATGTGAAAGGCTCGTCATAAGCTGGCGGTTGGTTTCTTCTGTCTGCCGTACAGTTGAAAGTCTGCTTTCATAGGCCACAACGATCTCGTTGATTTCATAGGCAAGAGGTGCTGTCAGTTCATTTGTTGCAGATAGAATACGCCGGTTGCCATTTCCGTTTTTCACATCAACCAGCACATCGGTCATTTCTGCTATTTGTTTTTTTACACGCCGAACGAGAACGATGGAAGTCAATACAGCCCCAACAGCAATCACAATGGACAAGAATACAATGATTTCCATACTGACTACACCTCCTTATTAAACCGGTAGCCAATCCCTTTGACCGTTTGTATATACTTTGGGCTTGAAGGATTGACTTCTAATTTTTTACGAAGCCGACTGATAATCGCCATAATGTTACTGTCATCATAGAAATATTCTTCGCCCCAAACTTCCTCATAAATCTGCTGTTTTGTCAAAATTTTCCCTTGATGCTTTGCACAGTACAGGAGCAGATCAAATTCCTTTGGTGGAAGTTCAAAAGTGCCATTTTCCGTCGTAACAGAACGATTTTCAAGGTCAATCTGCAATCCGTCAAAATTTAGCTTTTGTATGGCTCCAGCTTGCTGATTAAAGCGAGTGTAGCGGCGAATAAGAGACGCAATACGGGCAATCAGTTCATCCATATCAAACGGTTTTGTAAGATAATCGTCCGCTCCGGCCCGTAAGCCCCGTACTTTAGAAATGCTGTCATTTTTAGATGTGAACATCAAAATCGGCAGACTGTTCTCTTTGCGGATTTCTTCCAGCGTTTCAAAGCCATCCATACCAGGCATCATCACATCCAGCACTACAAGCTGGTATTCCTGCTCTTTTAATTTCTGTAAACCATCTTTTCCGGTATTACAAAAATCAGCTTCTATGTTTTCTGCTTGTACGCTGCGTTTAATCAAAGCACACAGTTCTCTGTCATCATCTATAATCAGGATTTTATTCATGGCGCAACTCCTTCCCTTGTTTTGTCCTTCCGTCAATCGGCTTTTCTGTGTTCTTTGGAATTAGCCAGATAGTTGCCATCTTTACAGCACCGGGAATACGCCCGGCAGCACAATAGTAATTTACTCTACGAGGTGTCACGCCCCATTTTTCGGCGGCCTCTTTTAGTGTCATATAATCCATTCTGCACCTCCATAGAGTACATTATAGTTCTTCGGCTCGAACAAAACAAGTTTAGGAAGAAAATATAGTGAAATTAAATAGTCAGTAGTATGAAATACACAGTCGTTCAAATAATATCACATGAAATGTAAAATCATATCAGGTGATGTTATGAAGATAGAACGAGATGAAAGACGCTTTGATTTTCACGATATAGGGCTCGCCATCAAGCGGGCAAGAGAAGCCAGCGGCATGACGCAGGAGCAACTGGCCTATATTGTTGACCGCGCTCCGCGTACCATTATGTATAACGAAAATGACGGCCAGCATCCAAGCCTCAACACCTTTTATCAGATGGTCACAATGTTTGATATATCGGTGGATCAATACTTTTACCCGTCCCAGAATAGCGGGAGCGAGTGCAGAAAGCGGATTGATGCCATGTTGAACGCCTTGGACGAAAGAGAATTGAAAATCGTTGAAGCTACAATCCAAGCGATGAAAGCATCGAAAGAAACGGAGGAAACGTAAAAGAAAGCGTAACCTCCGTTTTTTTGCGCCATGTTGCGGGTTGCGCGTTTTGGCAAGCAATTCGGGTGTGGCCACACTCCGAAATTTTTGCAGGGCGCAGGGCCCGCAAAAATGCTTGTTGGGGAGCTCCCCAAACCCGCTGTACTTTGGGACAAATTGTCCCAAAGTCCCGGTGCGCTGCACCGTAGTCTGCGGCCCGTCACTATCGTTCCTGAGCCTTATTTTCACGCTCGTCTGTTATGCCGAGCAGATGATCAATGTTCGCTTTTATTGCCACGGCCTCCCGCATTTGCCGCTGGGCCTCCCGGTATTCTGCATAAAGCTCTTTTTTCTGTCCTGCCAGCTCACGGCGGGATTTTTTTAGTGCTTCAATCTTAGGGAGCTTTGCGCCGTTCAGTATGGTGTTCATGGTATCCTTTGCCGCCCGGTAAGTGGCAAGCTCTGCTTCATGCTGGGCCAGATACTTTTTACTGTACCGCGCAGCCTTGTACCCATCGAACACCGGGCGGGTCTTAGCATAGTCCACCGTGGCAGCCATCAGCTCCGAGGTTTTGGAAAAAGCCTCCTCCGTTGTGCGGAGCTTGTCAGACAGCTTGTGAAAGTGATCCACCGCAGCCTCGGTGCGGGCCGTCAGCGCCGCATAGTCTGTCAGATGATGCTCCTGCAAATACTGGAGTGCAGCGGCCATCTGTTTTAGGTTGTAGACCTTGGCCCATCGTTCATAGGCCGGGCCCTTGCCCTGGGCCATACGCTCTTGAATGTCGATGATGAGATTAACTCGCCGTGGCGGAACCGTGGGCTCCTCTGGCAGCTCGGGGAGCGGACGTTCCCCGGCAATTACCTCCTTGATGTCCTCCGGGTCAAATCCGGCTCCCAGTGTAGAAGCTCGGAGCCGGGTCGGTTTTTCCTGTCCGGGCGCGAGAAATGAGATGACACCGCCGCGCCCCTGTTTCACCGCAAAGCCAGACTCATCCATGAGCCGAAGAAAGTCGGCAAAGTCTGTGGGCTTTTTCTCCAAAGCGGCAAGAATAGCCAGCCGTACCCTCTGCTTGGCAGAGGGCGGCTTTTCCCTGATCCACTGGCCATAGTGGAGAAAACGGCCCTTGCTGTGCTGGCGCGGATTTTGAATGACAGACAATTCATGTTCGATGCACACGCGGTCAGAAAGCCGCCGCAGGGCAAAGGACGAACCAATGAAATTATGAAATTTCCGGGAGCGATCAAAGGCCGTCGCATTGAAATAAATGTGATTGTGGATATGGGCCTTATCAGTATGCGTACAGACAAAGAATTGATGCTTTCCCTTTGTCCAGCGCATCGCCGTTTCATAACCGATACGGTTTGCTTCTTCCGCCGTAACCTCCCCGGGCAGAAACGCCTGCCGGATCTGAAAGAACAGTGCCCCGCGAGATACGGCCCGGCCTGTCTCTGCAAGGTATTGACTTTTTACCAGAAGAAACTCGGCGGGAGCCGTGTTCGGATCGCAGAGATAGGAAGATACGGCTCCCAGCTTTTCCGGGTTCAGGCCATAGGTGAAACGATCCTCCATCGTTTGAATTGCACTTTTTCCCGCCGCTGTTTTATAAGGGCGGATGTAGGTGGTCGCCGTAAAAATCCCTCCTTCCGGCAAACAGTATTTTTACTTTGGGACACTTTGTCCCGAAGTAGAAAAAGCCGGGGAGCGGTATCAACCACTCCCCGGACGGGTCAGAGCTCTACCAGCGCGGAGAGCTGTTTCAAGAGATCAGACAGCGGCCCCCACAAAGCGGCATAGTCCCGCTGCAAGGCCGCGAGTTCTTCGGGATAAATCGCGCCGTAGGTGTTGGCTTGAATTGCCACTTGGTTCAGATTGTTGGAGCAGCGCCGCTGGAGCGAAACCAGCTCACGAACAGGCGAAAGGTCAACATGAAGCACATACCCACTCAGGGCCATTTTCCGCATATAGGCTCCCATATTACGGATGCCAGCCTCCGCCATACGTTCTTGAATCAGAGCCTGCTCCGCCTCCGACACCATCACATGAAGATGGATCGGACGGCGGCGTTTCTTTGTCATCGCTCCTCACGCTCCCGGCTGCGGCAGGCGCGGGGCGGCTCCTTTACCTTATCCAGCGGCTTTTCCTGTTTGTCTGCCGGAACAGGGTGCGGCAAATGAAATTCACGGTGCAGGCGCAGCACCTCCAGTACAGACAATTCCTGTTCACGTTTCTTTTCCATATACGCACCTCCTTATCTATCGCCACGGTCAGGCTGCCTCCGTTGGGGAGCCGGAGCCTCCGAGCCGCGATCTGCCTCCGCCAACTTTGCCGCATTTTTCATCTGCTCGGCAATCGGACGGGGTCTGTCGGGATTATCAGGCGCAGGACGCAGCTCATAGTCGGATGCCTGTTTTTCCGTTAGCGGGCGGGTATAGGTAAGATAGCCCCAAGCCAAGAACGAGCCATTTTCCACCGGGATGCGCTGATCGTAATTGAAGATTTCATCCGGCTTGTTATAAGGCGGCTTCGGGAATGTCCCGATGTCCACAGGCCGCTGGGTCGAATAATACTTGTAAAGG
The DNA window shown above is from Blautia hansenii DSM 20583 and carries:
- a CDS encoding helix-turn-helix domain-containing protein; this translates as MDYMTLKEAAEKWGVTPRRVNYYCAAGRIPGAVKMATIWLIPKNTEKPIDGRTKQGKELRHE
- a CDS encoding ABC transporter permease, giving the protein MLKLIKCEFLKLKRKKFIPLIILAAFLFPIPLTYLMTTPSMMERYTDRADAFDGLFNMVLGYGIQFLLPCIIGVIAAILFFMERDNDTFKNLRTIPVTSTQMVLAKIIVLFLLGIVFCVASTIATILCGFGTLEVYGIGYKLFLAVETGIFITAGTLPLIVLVVFFSKTYVFSILLCVFYSVLNMSATALFDTLPKTMLWLLPTPLTTFWSAGDMAAHGIKMDLEQMTGLIPSTFQVVFILGIMALVSFLLIDRLYKQRGE
- a CDS encoding helix-turn-helix domain-containing protein; amino-acid sequence: MKIERDERRFDFHDIGLAIKRAREASGMTQEQLAYIVDRAPRTIMYNENDGQHPSLNTFYQMVTMFDISVDQYFYPSQNSGSECRKRIDAMLNALDERELKIVEATIQAMKASKETEET
- a CDS encoding plasmid mobilization protein; this encodes MTKKRRRPIHLHVMVSEAEQALIQERMAEAGIRNMGAYMRKMALSGYVLHVDLSPVRELVSLQRRCSNNLNQVAIQANTYGAIYPEELAALQRDYAALWGPLSDLLKQLSALVEL
- a CDS encoding sensor histidine kinase translates to MEIIVFLSIVIAVGAVLTSIVLVRRVKKQIAEMTDVLVDVKNGNGNRRILSATNELTAPLAYEINEIVVAYESRLSTVRQTEETNRQLMTSLSHDVRTPLTTLIGYLDAAHKGLVTGKDRDDYIETARRKAHDLKEYIDVLFDWFKLNSNEFALEIQSVEAAELTRNILIDWIPIFEDKQVDYDIDIPEQPVRVRLDMDSYMRIINNLIQNVIAHSHADKIKIALSKKESNMELLLADNGVGIEKEDLKHIFERLYKCDKGRSEKGSGLGLSIVHQLVEKMGGSITVESFPGKGTEFVLRFPLEI
- a CDS encoding ABC transporter ATP-binding protein, which encodes MDTNYIIETKNLTKQYGSQKSVADLNIHVKRGRIYGLLGRNGAGKTTTMKMLLGLTKPTSGEVKIWGKSLQGNEKKLLPRIGSLIESPGFYPNLTATENLRIFATLRGVPNSHAIKDALDLVGLPYKDKKLFSQYSLGMKQRLAIALAVMHDPELLILDEPINGLDPIGIAEVRSFIRELCDARGKTILISSHILSEISLLADDIGIIDHGALLEEESLAELEQKSSKHIRFTLSDTAQAARILERNFHENHFSIQDDHNLRLHNLDLPVGKIVTAFVENGLEVSEAHTCEESLEDYFKRVTGGEGIA
- a CDS encoding response regulator transcription factor, with the protein product MNKILIIDDDRELCALIKRSVQAENIEADFCNTGKDGLQKLKEQEYQLVVLDVMMPGMDGFETLEEIRKENSLPILMFTSKNDSISKVRGLRAGADDYLTKPFDMDELIARIASLIRRYTRFNQQAGAIQKLNFDGLQIDLENRSVTTENGTFELPPKEFDLLLYCAKHQGKILTKQQIYEEVWGEEYFYDDSNIMAIISRLRKKLEVNPSSPKYIQTVKGIGYRFNKEV
- a CDS encoding relaxase/mobilization nuclease domain-containing protein gives rise to the protein MEDRFTYGLNPEKLGAVSSYLCDPNTAPAEFLLVKSQYLAETGRAVSRGALFFQIRQAFLPGEVTAEEANRIGYETAMRWTKGKHQFFVCTHTDKAHIHNHIYFNATAFDRSRKFHNFIGSSFALRRLSDRVCIEHELSVIQNPRQHSKGRFLHYGQWIREKPPSAKQRVRLAILAALEKKPTDFADFLRLMDESGFAVKQGRGGVISFLAPGQEKPTRLRASTLGAGFDPEDIKEVIAGERPLPELPEEPTVPPRRVNLIIDIQERMAQGKGPAYERWAKVYNLKQMAAALQYLQEHHLTDYAALTARTEAAVDHFHKLSDKLRTTEEAFSKTSELMAATVDYAKTRPVFDGYKAARYSKKYLAQHEAELATYRAAKDTMNTILNGAKLPKIEALKKSRRELAGQKKELYAEYREAQRQMREAVAIKANIDHLLGITDERENKAQER
- a CDS encoding ABC transporter permease produces the protein MVRIVKTEFYKLKRYHILWAGVALMLLSVLLTLFTSMANDGSVWDFAYLTEQVIKNNMSMIFPMCISLIAGYMISREQTDDTLKNILTVPISFKKLLTGKLIVCGVLSIIFGLICSLFTIIAEMIVGFPGFEISLALKAALQITAVNFFLYLAVLPIIALTCRRAGSFLVGVIIAFVYGYGGMFAAGNMTLANLYPITASLGMVGYRSYDTAVNWNIGTCSCSLALAVVISAILILCIKEREATQTKKKAKKVAPKKGW